A single genomic interval of Dioscorea cayenensis subsp. rotundata cultivar TDr96_F1 unplaced genomic scaffold, TDr96_F1_v2_PseudoChromosome.rev07_lg8_w22 25.fasta BLBR01000482.1, whole genome shotgun sequence harbors:
- the LOC120254544 gene encoding uncharacterized protein LOC120254544, translating into MGEKGGDGRKKGGAVAVVNMAKTRKRVEEKTSKQNTQIITKEVYHPAVVSMVTRKKVEEKTSKQSTQIITKEGYRAAVVSIVKTRKKVEEKTSKQGTQVLIVKEKLERIAEIVPVKKEAFIATIKFK; encoded by the exons ATGGGCGAG aaAGGAGGAGATGGACGAAAGAAGGGCGGTGCGGTTGCCGTCGTCAACATGGCCAAGACTAGGAAAAGGGTGGAGGAGAAGACTAGCAAGCAGAATACACAGATAATTACCAAAGAAGTGTACCATCCGGCGGTCGTCAGCATGGTCACTAGGAAGAAGGTGGAGGAGAAGACTAGCAAGCAGAGTACACAGATAATTACCAAAGAAGGGTACCGTGCGGCGGTCGTCAGCATAGTCAAGACTAGGAAGAAGGTGGAGGAGAAGACTAGCAAGCAGGGTACTCAGGTACTTATTGTTAAGGAGAAACTCGAGAGGATCGCTGAGATTGTTCCGGTGAAGAAGGAGGCTTTTATTGCCACGATCAAGTTCAAGTAG
- the LOC120254543 gene encoding uncharacterized protein LOC120254543: MASSFLTGLGEGTVRDLVGREDWLPRGDYPSLSRLLMGLANHTGPGEDLKRWRLSSNGVFSVKSFYSFLVDGGIRCPWTPVILKGSCPRKVNLINWLAWEDKILSLENLALRRCNLLPSTTCVMCHSNVESTNHLFLQCPVALHVWGFFGHLFDVRSNPSSMRDLWGNWRKNIKRPLSTFWDLLIRAITWNIWIERNARIFSSSCASNATIIVKIVHMLLMWLNAVPEAKRAKLEEPIKKIKKSLEFVATREVELNAPPEHISSTGEV; encoded by the coding sequence ATGGCCTCATCGTTTCTTACTGGCCTTGGAGAAGGAACGGTGAGGGATTTGGTTGGTAGAGAGGATTGGCTTCCTCGGGGTGATTACCCCTCTTTGAGTAGATTACTTATGGGCTTGGCCAACCATACGGGGCCGGGGGAGGATCTAAAGCGGTGGAGATTATCCTCTAATGGGGTGTTCTCGGTTAAGTCTTTTTATTCCTTCCTGGTTGATGGGGGAATTCGATGTCCCTGGACGCCCGTCATCTTGAAGGGGAGCTGTCCGAGAAAGGTTAACCTAATCAATTGGTTAGCCTGGGAGGATAAGATTCTCTCCTTGGAAAATTTAGCTTTAAGAAGATGTAATCTGCTACCGTCAACCACTTGTGTGATGTGCCACTCTAATGTAGAGTCTACTAATCATCTCTTTCTCCAGTGCCCTGTTGCTTTACATGTGTGGGGTTTCTTTGGACACCTGTTTGATGTCAGATCGAATCCTTCTTCCATGAGAGACCTGTGGGGTAATTGGCGAAAGAATATTAAGAGGCCTCTATCCACCTTTTGGGATCTCTTGATTAGGGCCATTACTTGGAACATTTGGATCGAAAGAAATGCACGCATTTTCTCTTCCTCTTGTGCCTCGAATGCTACaattattgtgaaaattgtTCATATGCTTCTTATGTGGTTGAATGCAGTTCCTGAAGCTAAAAGGGCTAAGCTGGAAGAGCCCATTAAGAAAATCAAGAAGAGCCTGGAATTCGTGGCGACTAGGGAGGTGGAGCTCAATGCCCCTCCGGAGCATATCTCTTCTACGGGAGAAGTTTAg